Below is a window of Diaminobutyricibacter sp. McL0608 DNA.
TCCGGGCGACCAGCGGGGATCATCCGACGCTTCGACTGTACCGACCAGGTCGATACCGGGGATGAGCGGCGAGATGCGGGCGACGCCCGGCTTCCCGGCGATCGCGAGTCCGTCCTTGAAATTCAGTCCCGAATACTCGACAGCGATGGTCACCGCACCCGGCATGAGCAGAGCGTCGGTCAGACGTCGAACCTCAGCAGTGTGGGCGAGAATGCGCCCCGCCTCGGTGTCCTGTTCGATGACGATCGCGCGGAACTCGGTCATGGGTTTTACGATACGCGCGCTGGAGCTGAGAGGATCGCACTGCGATCCCGCGACGCCAGCGCCGAGGCAGCTGCGCTGCCGAGGATGACCCCAGCGCGCAATTCTCAACTGATATCGCGGCGCCAGCTCACGAAGTACCCCGCGATCACGAAGATCGCGGCGTAGGCGGCGAGCACGAGCCCGCCCTGCCACCACTCGAGTGCCGCCGCGGTCGCTGCGGCCGGCGACGAGATCGTGAACACACTGGCGCCGACGAGCGCATCGCTGGCGGCACCGGGCAGGAATTTGCCGATGTTCGCCGTGACCTCCGAGAACGATGTCGCCAGGCGCAGAAGCGGCTCGACGAATTGGGTGAAGGCCAGCACGATCACAATGGTCGCGACCTGGTTGGGCACCAGCGTGCCGAGCCCGACCCCGATGAGGGCCCAGAGGGCCATCGCGAGAATGGAACGCCCGATCTGCGCCCAGATCGCGGAGTCGCCGAGAGCGGTGTCGACCCCCACGATGGAGAGCGCGAGCGCGCCGATGCCGACCGCAGCGACCAGCGCGACGACTCCGTAGACCGCACCGACGATGAAGGTGGAGGTGACCTTCGCCCCGAGGACCTGCCCGCGCCGGGGGTTGGCGAGGAAGGTCGGCGTCAGCGTCTGGTGACGGTATTCGCCTGTCGTCGCCAGTGCGCCGAGCAGCACGGGGAACACGTAGCCGACCGAGGTCGCGAAACTGTAGACGACGGGGGCCAGGTTGTGGAAGATCGCAGCCGCCGCGCCTTCGTTGCCGCCGTTGCCCCGGGTGATCTTGCCTGTCGAGATCAGCCCGAACAGCGTGGCCAGGCCTCCCGAGATCAGCCCGATGTAGAGGAACAGCACGATCGCGAGCAGCCACCACATGCGGGTCGTGCCGATCTTCGTGAATTCCGAGCGCACACCGGCGATGAAGGCGTTCACAGCGAGCCTCCTTCGCCGACGAGTGAGAGGAACGATTCTTCGAGTCCCGATCGATGCCGATGCAGGGAGCTCAGCTCGATGCCGGCGACGAACGCCACGTGTCCCACCTGGGCGGGTTCCGCATCCTCGACGAGCACGCCGCTGCGCAGCTCCGAGACGGTGAAACCGGATGCGCGGAGCGCGCCGATGAGTGCCGGCCGGTCGGGGGACTCGACGATCGTCTGCGGACCGCCCGCCGGGTCGAGGCTGGCGAGCGTCCCGCGATGCACGAGCTCGCCCTTGGCGATGATGATGACTTCGTCGACGCTCTGCTGCACCTCGGAGAGCAGGTGCGAGCTGATCAGGATCGTTCGGCCTTCGTTGGCGAGCTCGCGCAGGAAGAGCCTGATCCATTTGATGCCCTCAGGGTCGAGGCCGTTGACCGGCTCGTCGAGCACCAGCACCCCCGGGTCGCCCATGAGCGCGAACGCGAGGCCGAGCCGCTGCCGCATGCCGAGCGAGTATCCGCCGACGCGCCGGTCGGCGTAGTCGCTCAGCCCCACTTTCTGCAGCGCGGTGCCGACCGTCGCCGGGTCGAGGCGGGCCGCCTGGGCGTACACACGCAGGTGATTGCGTGCGGTCCGTCCCGGGTGGAAGCTCGCTGCCTCGAGTGCCGCTCCGACGGACGTCAAGGGTGATTCGAGGTGCGCATACGGCACGCCGCCGAACGTCGCTGTGCCTGTCGTCGGGGTGATCAGGCCGAGCAGCATGCGCAGCGTCGTCGTCTTGCCCGCGCCGTTCGGTCCGAGGAACCCGGTGACCCGACCGGGCTCCACCGTGAAACTCAAGTCGTTGACGGCCGCGATGGGGCCGAAGTGTTTGGTCAGGCCGGAAATCTCGATCGGTACGCCGGTCGGCAACGTGAACCCCTCTCGGTTCGGGCGCGCCCGCTCAGTTCAGGATGCGGGTGCTCGCCGCCAGCGTACCGCCTGAGTACAGCGATTCCGCGGCATCGGCCAGCGCGGTGAGTGCGACGCGCTGCGACCATGGTCCGTACGAGATTCGGGCGACACCGAGCCGTTCGAGTTCGGCGGGCGGAAGGGACCCCGGATGCCCGATCACGCTGACCTTGCGCTCGCCGATTCCGGCGACCAGGCGCGCGACGGTCTCGGCATCGAGCCGCCCGGGGACGAAGACGCACGTCGCGCCCTGGTCGAGGAAGGCTCGGCCGCGTTCGATCGCGTCTGCGACGTTCTCGTCGACGCTGCGCGCGGTGCCGCGCAGGAACGCGTCCGTTCGCGCATTCAGTGCGAAAGGTACGCCCTCGGCGTCGGATGCGCGCACGACCGCCGCCACCGCGGCGACGGACTCGTCGAGGGGCTTCAGCTGATCTTCGAGGTTCATTCCGACGACGCCGACCCCGATCGCGCGCCGCGCGGTCTCGCCGGCATCGCCGTAGCCGGCTTCGAGATCAGCAGTGACGGGAAGCTCCGTGTCGGCGACGATGCGCGAAACCGCTTCGAGCATGAGGTCGAGCGGGATGTGCTCGCCGTCCTCATAGCCGTACATCGCGGCGATGGAGTGGCTGGCGGTCGCGAGCGCACGCGTCCCGGGAAGCCCGGCGATCACGCGTGCGGAGGCGACATCCCAGACGTTGACCAGCTGCAGCAGCGCGGCGTCGTCGTGCAGGCGGCGCAGCTCGGCGCCCTTCTCCTGGATGTTCATGGATCGAGCCTAGGCGGAGGCATACGATGAGCGCATGCCGCAGACGTCGGTAGGCAAGACCAGGACGCGAATCATTCGCTCCCGGTCGCCGCACGTCGTCGCCGATAATCTCTTCTTCATCTTCGGTGGTGTCTCGGCGGTCTGGCTCGCCGTCATCGTCCTGACCGAGAGTTTCCGATGGGGCTGGTTCCTCATCCTCTTCTTCCTGCTGTTCTGGGTGATGCTCGCCTACCTGGTGCTGCCGCGGCTTCACCGCATCCTGACCTCGATCTACGTGCCCGACTACTTCATCGGGCGCACGCGCACCAGCGATGGCCTGCTGGGCGACCCGATCAACCTCGCGCTGATCGGGTCGGACGCGCAGGTGGATGCTGCGATGCGCCGGGCGAACTGGATCCGCGCCGACGATGTCACCCTCGCGAGCAGCCGCCGCATCATCGCGTCGACCCTGCTCCGTCGCAGCTATGACGAGGCGCCGGTGAGCCCGCTCTTCCTGTTCGGTCACCAGCAGGACCTCGCGTACCAGCAGGAGGTGGAGGGCAACCCGGCGAAACGTCACCATGTGCGGTTCTGGCGCACACCCGACGGCTGGTTGCTGCCGGGAGGGCGCAGCGTTGAGTGGCTGGCGGCGGGCACGTTCGACCGCGCGGTCGGCTTCTCGCTCTTCACGTTGCAGATCACGCACAAGATCGACGCCAACACCGACGTCGAGCGCGACCACATCGTCTCGTCGCTCACGGCTCGGGATGCGCCCGTCGAGGTCGAGCTCCTGCGCGATTTCTCGACGGGCTACCACGCACGCAACGGCGGCGGCGACACCATCGAGACCGACGGCGACCTGCCCGTGATCGACGTGCGACACGTCATCGCCGGCAAGGAATCGATCGATGTCGCACGGGAGGTCGCGGCGGCGCGGCTGGCACGTGTGCAGGCGCGACCCATCCCGACCACCCTCGGCTTCCTGCTGATGCTGCTCCGGGTCGTCGCAGGGCTCGTGTTCATCGGCCTCACCGTCGTCGACTTCCGCGGCTTCCTGCAGGCCGAAGTCTTCTCACAGACCCCGTCGCTCACGCCCGAGGACCAGGCCACGGCGACCTGGATCGTCGCGATCTTCCTCGCGGCGGTCGGGATATGGCTACTGCTCTACCTGTGGATGGCGATCCTCGTCTACCGGGGTAGCGATCGCGCGCGCATCATCGCGATGAGTCTCAGCAGTCTCGCGATCATCCTCTCCGCCATCGACTTCTTCAACGGTGGCGCGCAGTTCACCCTGCAGAACAACATCCTCGGGTTGCCGCTCGACATCCTGGTCGTGCTCGCACTGTCGAGTCAGCGCGCGCGGATGTGGGCGCGCCGGGTGCGCAGCAAGCCGGCTCGCGAGCCCGTCAGTTCAACGGTTTCTTCGGCCCCGACGACTTGAGCGCGGACTCCTCGGCGTCGAGGAAAGCGAGCACCGACCGCACGGCCAGCTCCTGGTAGCGGCCTTCCGAGCGGGCGTCGAGCACCGCCGAGCGCTCGGCCTTGATCATCGAACGCCGCAGCCGCATGTAGGCGTACTGCGCGTCCTCGCCGCCCTCGACCGGGGTCGGGTTCTCGAGAGCATCCGCGAGGAACACCGCGTTGATGCGCAGGCGTTCGACCACGCGCTCATCCTCGTCGCCGGTCACCTCCTGCTCGAGCTTCGCGAGCCCTGCGGTCTGCGCCTCGGCGAGCAGGCGCTGCATCTCTCCGGACTCCTGCCGGAAGTCGGGCGGCGGCAGCTTCAGACGTCGGATGACCCAGGGGAGCGCCAGC
It encodes the following:
- a CDS encoding ABC transporter permease, whose product is MNAFIAGVRSEFTKIGTTRMWWLLAIVLFLYIGLISGGLATLFGLISTGKITRGNGGNEGAAAAIFHNLAPVVYSFATSVGYVFPVLLGALATTGEYRHQTLTPTFLANPRRGQVLGAKVTSTFIVGAVYGVVALVAAVGIGALALSIVGVDTALGDSAIWAQIGRSILAMALWALIGVGLGTLVPNQVATIVIVLAFTQFVEPLLRLATSFSEVTANIGKFLPGAASDALVGASVFTISSPAAATAAALEWWQGGLVLAAYAAIFVIAGYFVSWRRDIS
- a CDS encoding ABC transporter ATP-binding protein; the protein is MPTGVPIEISGLTKHFGPIAAVNDLSFTVEPGRVTGFLGPNGAGKTTTLRMLLGLITPTTGTATFGGVPYAHLESPLTSVGAALEAASFHPGRTARNHLRVYAQAARLDPATVGTALQKVGLSDYADRRVGGYSLGMRQRLGLAFALMGDPGVLVLDEPVNGLDPEGIKWIRLFLRELANEGRTILISSHLLSEVQQSVDEVIIIAKGELVHRGTLASLDPAGGPQTIVESPDRPALIGALRASGFTVSELRSGVLVEDAEPAQVGHVAFVAGIELSSLHRHRSGLEESFLSLVGEGGSL
- a CDS encoding isocitrate lyase/PEP mutase family protein; translation: MNIQEKGAELRRLHDDAALLQLVNVWDVASARVIAGLPGTRALATASHSIAAMYGYEDGEHIPLDLMLEAVSRIVADTELPVTADLEAGYGDAGETARRAIGVGVVGMNLEDQLKPLDESVAAVAAVVRASDAEGVPFALNARTDAFLRGTARSVDENVADAIERGRAFLDQGATCVFVPGRLDAETVARLVAGIGERKVSVIGHPGSLPPAELERLGVARISYGPWSQRVALTALADAAESLYSGGTLAASTRILN
- a CDS encoding LssY C-terminal domain-containing protein produces the protein MPQTSVGKTRTRIIRSRSPHVVADNLFFIFGGVSAVWLAVIVLTESFRWGWFLILFFLLFWVMLAYLVLPRLHRILTSIYVPDYFIGRTRTSDGLLGDPINLALIGSDAQVDAAMRRANWIRADDVTLASSRRIIASTLLRRSYDEAPVSPLFLFGHQQDLAYQQEVEGNPAKRHHVRFWRTPDGWLLPGGRSVEWLAAGTFDRAVGFSLFTLQITHKIDANTDVERDHIVSSLTARDAPVEVELLRDFSTGYHARNGGGDTIETDGDLPVIDVRHVIAGKESIDVAREVAAARLARVQARPIPTTLGFLLMLLRVVAGLVFIGLTVVDFRGFLQAEVFSQTPSLTPEDQATATWIVAIFLAAVGIWLLLYLWMAILVYRGSDRARIIAMSLSSLAIILSAIDFFNGGAQFTLQNNILGLPLDILVVLALSSQRARMWARRVRSKPAREPVSSTVSSAPTT